The genomic DNA aattccaacaaacCGGATGTTATTTCGCTGGCTATGATTCTctaagtcttccaacttttcccagaagcactccaaatctactttggtcgctagcagattagcagctaattccctttccgatgactccataTAATCAATCCGTTTCTTGAATTCCACCACTTCTGTAACCATAatcagtgaattttgtctccatggcagtgattgatcgacgtattacagcaaaatcctccaagtcagcaatgacctttgcCAGCATTGCCAAAACATTCATCAATTGATGCCGAATTTCCTTCTCTTCACTGTCCAAATTGACTCCCTGGTCCACAGCCTCCAAGGGGGTAGTCAGCTTGAGCGCGTAAGCatattttaatgtctccagagcccaaggattttgaattctttgacatattgtcttcctagaacattTAAGGATCaaggtgtatcaaatctcaccagtttatgacatgaaaagtattaaaactagcaaagtgcgcagagctcgtcgTTCACATATCTGAATGGCgtcgcatggcgtcacgtgacccgCTCAAGCactttagaatcagaatcagctttattgtcacgtatgcttacacatacaagaaatttgtcttggtgacaggagcttccagtgcacaacaatacaaaaaacaatacaaaaacagcagcaagacatagataataataaaaaaaaaaaaataaataaataaatatgtacaatgCAAAAAGATTAATTataacttgattatttacacAAAGGAAAGAAAATTAACAGGATGGAACCTAACAGTATGGTTATCAATACCTGTAGTTGTTTGCCATTGCTCAGCAAGTTTGCTTAGTAAATATCCAAAATGTTTAGGCATAATATATGATTAGGACAAGAAAATATAATGAATCGTAGGAATGTCGCATTTAATGTAAATCGATccttttgaatatacagtactGAATGTGGTAAAGAATAGGACTAAGAGAAAGATCTGAAGTCTTAGAAAGTATTTAGAGattttaattattctgttaagcAGTTACCAAGCACCCTCTAGTAGTTGTTTAAGGGAACACATCTAAAAAAACATTGTGCCTATGTTCAGTGGAAATTAAGAAATTTGATCTAGATAAACTTTCAAtccctaaatgtaaatgtgtcagtTGCTAAACAAAAGTAGGCCTGGCACAGCCATTGTGTTGTTATCATGTTTGTTGTATGTGAATAATATCAACAtgatgtacatacagtacatgtccTGATTTCACAATTTCACCCAATCTACagtataatacatctataacaaaAGTGGCAAAAAATAACTTTCATTTCTGACATTTTACTTGCACTTTCAATAGTTATTGTTTTCATCAGTCTGTTGTTTATTCTGTTCAGTTTCTCTTTTTGTTTAAAGAGATGCAGCCATATGACATGCTGTGCAGGACTATGGCTGAAGAGTTGGATGCAGTCGTCATATCTGTTGAGTAAGCATGCGGGATATTTTTCTGGGCCTTGAAAGGATTTGCCTCATTGTTTTGTTACATCcttaatttatgtaaaataatatttaagttagTTACCCGCtttcattatatattttgttgtacTTGTGTGTTCAGGTACAGGCTGGCACATTTCCCAGATCAGTATAATGATGCTCTTCAGGCCTCAAAACGTATCCTGACAGCAGAGGTGCTGGCTCAGTACTCGATAGACCCAGAAAGAGTAGCAGTGTCGGGTGACAGCGCCGGGGGGAATCTTGCCGCTGCTGTTGCTCAACAGGTattgagttcacccaaaaatgaaaacactctcattatttactcattccattccagatgtgtatgacttattttcttctgctgaacacaaaagatttttagaagaaaatttcagctctgtaggtccatataatgcaagtgaatggtgaacaggtatttgaagctccaaaacggaGATAAAGTcatgataaaagtaatccataagactccagcattttaatgaatgtcttctgaagctattcagttggttttgagtgagaacagaccaaaatgtaacccctttttcactgtacatcttgactgGCTGGGCTTGCGCAGTGCTGAATATGtgtctctttggaaagaacatCTTACAGCTGCCACCAGAATCCATCAGCATGGGCTAAAAGCAAGCAAAAACCAGGCTAGTGTAGGCGATGAAAGAGTCCACTGGCCAGGCAGTGAGGATTACAAACGTCCAGGTCTACATGGGCTGCAAATGGAAAGCCCATGCTGAAGTTGACCTGGCAATTAGCATGCTGCAGCACAAAGAGATCATCAGCAGAGTCAAGACAGGAAGGACTGGTCCAAGGCCAGCAGGAAAGAGAGGAAAGAACTGGTGGTGTCTGAGGTGACGAGGATGGAGGATGAGTGCTATAAGATCAAGGCTGTAGCACAGGGATGTCAGGGGGGCTGGACAATGTGGGAAGGCGTTGTTGTCAGAAACATCAGCATGGCGGATCTGTGGAAGATTCCACAGGCAAGGCTCAGTTTTCGTATCAGGGCAACATACAATACTCTCCCCTTGCACCAGTGGTTTGGCCAGGAAGAATGATGCTCTTTCTGCAGCAGTCCAAATTTAAGCCTCCAGCACATCTTATCAGGCTGCAGGATTCCGCTCTCCCAAGGGCACACTACAGGTGGCAACACAATCACACAGAGAAAAGCAGCTTTTGGCTCTGGGTGAGGAGAAAGGAGAAGTGTTGGTGTAGTAACACCTAACCCGAAGTTCAGCTGCAGGGGGTGGCAGGGAGACGTCCCTGCCACTACTCCACCACTAGGAGACATTCTGGCCTATGGGCACTGGAGGAGGTGCATCAAGCAGTAATGCCATAGCAGACCAACAACTACCCGTGTAAGTAATACGtcagcagtcttcttggcgatcatgatttcaagcttgattacacttcctatactgccatctagtgctctgcgcatgtgtcaaacactaggaagtgtaatcaaacttgaaagtGAAATCATGACagtgtctagagactgcaatggcaagaagtacagtgaaaaaggagttacattttggtctgttctcacacaaacctACTGGATCTTCAaagcttcaaaagtctggtcaccattcacttgcattgtatagacctacagagctgagaatctaaaaatcttcttttgtgttcagcagaagaaataaatgatgagagaattttcatttttgggtgaactatccctttaaagtaaatGAGTATATActaaatgtaaatggtaaatgttcAGCACATATACAGCAACTTAACTTTAGCGGTATTCAAGGCACTgaacactgcatctcattcacccattcacaagcAACCTGCCATGCaatgtgctagcctgccattggtagcaacttggggttcagtgtcttgcccaaggacacttcagcatgtggagtcatgtgggctgggaattgaactaccaaacctgcgattagtggacaacctactctaccacctgagccacagccgccccatacaATCTACATATATTAGCAATGGGAAGTCCAATTGATTGTATTGAATCGGTTCATTTGTATGGTTCTTGTAAATAAACCAGTTAGTAAATGATTCAaagattcacttgagcccctgtGCAGTCTCTGGCACTGCATCtttttattaaagtaaatatttttgttaattgcTTCTTTTTATCACTGTTTTTGGTGTTGTATTAAAAGCTTCAAATAAGTTAGCAAGCTACTTATTGTTAGTAGCTTATTGTGTAGCAAACACATTTTATGACAGGTTTACACCTATAAGCTATAAGCTATAGCTATAAGCTATACTTAAGTTATGTATAGCTTGTATCTTGGAAAGCTATAGGTTTAAtatagcttccccaacactgtttgCTACAGCCAAATGTTTATTTCCCCCTAAATCTATACTATAAACATGATACTCTCCCTGCCGTATTCGTGACTTGTGCTGTGAAATTGGTTTAATCAATTTGTTTAATCCAGCAGCATATCGCTCTGCAGCTCTTGCCTGATTACCCACTGAATTTAAGCAAGGTAGAGTCTGGTTAGTACCTGGGTGGAGACCTgctcctggggaaaactatgtgttagtgaggccagcaggaggtgctcaccctgtggtctgtgtgtgtcttaatgccccagtatagtgatggggatgCTATACTGTAAAAGGCACCGTCTTTTGAACAAGATGTTAAACCAAGATCCTTATTCTATATGGTTATTATAATCTCAAAATACTTCTCGTAAAAGAggaggggtgtaaccccggtgtcctggccattAACCTCTAtccatcatggcttcctaataatccacaataaatattaaatggcTACACCACTGTACTCTCCGCACaatcaatagctggtgtgtgttgggtgttctggcacactatggctgcaatctcatcatccaggtggatgctgcacactggtggtagtTGAGGAGATTCACCCTATAGTCTGTAAAGTGCTTTAAGTGcttagaaaagcactatataaatgtaatttattatcattatcattattattagctGTTTTCTTATCTGGCCAGCCAGCCCAACATCCTTGCAGTGGTGCTTTCTTCATGGTAAAGTAGGGCATGGAGGGACCATTGTTACCACCATGTCattataataatgttaatatattttgttgtCTCTCTGTTGAAATGAGATCTAAGCCTTACATacagaaaataaacttttaaaaatatcaCACAAACCCATTataataaatgtcacattttgtgtgctttttagcttgtgataaaatcactagtttaaaaaaaactattaggattaatattttttaaggtgAGGATTGCTCCTGTCGATAGTTGATCCTCTTACCGAAAGCATCCATACTACGAGAATGAACTGCCCTTtcctaatataaaataattatttgtaaatatCGTATTAATGGAATTAATTACAAAAGATGGCTGATAATCacctttttttgtctgtttttttcaCAGATGGCCTTGGACAGCAGTGCTCCTATTAAGTTCAAAGTTCAGGCTCTTGTCTATCCTGTGCTCCAGGCCTTGGACTTCAACACACCGTCCATCCAGCAGAATGCCAACATTCCCATCCTATACCGTTCGCACTTGGTCAGCTATTGGCTGGAGTACCTAGGTGGGGATCAGAGACTGGCTCCTTCATTGCTGGCTAACAACCACACAGCTTTGAATCAGGGCCACAAGATAGCCGCAGCCAAAGCTAAGATCAACTGGACCCAACTTCTTCCGGCCGCTTTACAGAAGAACTATAAGCCCCTGTTTCCACTTCAGGGTGACCCAAAGCTGTTAGAGGAGCTGCCAGGATTGCTGGATGTGCGAGCGGCCCCTTTACTAGCTAAAAAGGAAGTACTGAGGGCAGTACCGCCTGCCTACATCATGACCTTTGAGCATGATGTGCTGAGAGATGATGGACTCATGTACAGCAGACGACTGGAGGAGGCCGGAATTGCAGTCACTGTTGATCACTATCTAGATGGTTTCCATGGATGCTTGAGCTTTGCTTTTGGGCCCTTGCAATTCTCAGTTGGATTGCGAAGTTTTGAGAACTATATTCGCTGGCTAAAAGAGAACCTCTAGAAGGTACACATGTATGGATGAGACGTTTCCATTTgttgttaaatatattttgaaaatatacttctaaaacatTTACTAATGGTTTTGAATTGAATATGCAATGAAAAACATCAGTGCAACAAATCATTTGTGAAGAACTGAATGGGCCAGCAGACACCAACATTTTATTTCAGTATCTCTGAATCTCTGTGTAAAAGGGTTCACAGCAGAATGAACGGAGGACATAGGGAaatgtatggaatgatattccggacattattcaaaaggaattgcaaattgtatttgcaattgcgttttcaatttgtggatgcataaaatgtgacataatccaaacgcaattgcaaatcgcgcattaccgtttgcattttcatttaagcgaacgcacagtgactgccaaatttcaaatggaaaagcaaagtccgtttgcaactgtgtttcccatatcttacgagttttggccctgtcatatttaaatagcaatttcaattaccacgtctgctttttcactttctcagcgtcgcgtatgtagccagccaaaactcaaatggaatactaattcccttagtatttccatttccgatgccttacacggaaacctgtcaatcagggtcaagggtgggattatgctatggggcgtgtttgtcttgggaagtgacgtcactcacagttgacggtcaagaggtgatgccctgaacagacgctggtttatcaaatcaaatcactttattgtcacactaccatgtacacaagtgcaacagtaggtgaaattcttgtgtgcagttccgagcaacatagcagtcatgacagtgacgagacatataccaattacaataaacaacatacttacacaaaacaatttacatatcaaatgtacacatacttacacaacacattaattatatacaatgtacagtaaacaatacacacaatatacaatacaataagtaggagtatatgaaatatatatatatgaagtagtatattgaggagaatatgttgacagtccagtgtgagattatagatgaataaagtgcagtgctaattattgatcgtgatagactgtgagtgacatcacttcccaagacaaacacgccccatagcataatcccacccttgaccctgattgacaggtttccgtgtaaggcatcggaaatggaaatactaagggaattagtattccatttgagttttggctggctacatacgcgacgctgagaaagtgaaaaagcagacgtggtaattgaaattgctatttaaatatgacagggccaaaactcgtaagatatgggaaacacagttgcaaacagactttgcttttccatttgaaatttggcagtcactgtgcgttcgcttaaacgaaaatgcaaacggtaatgcgcgatttgcaattgcgtttggattatgtcacattttatgcgtccacaaattgaaaatgcaattgcaaatacaatttgcaattccttttgaataatgtccggcaTATCATTCCATAGAAATGGGCTTCTCCTGGCACAGGTTTGATTTTTAATTGGCAACTTCAATGCTTACAGCTTCACAAAACTCATTAGCTTCACAGATACGAACACTCataaactcatcagcttcacagacGCCATGGACTTCCTTGTGCCAggctctctcttcctctctgctGGTGGCGTAGCTGCTTAtgtgctgctctccccatgctctctgaaattagagacaggtgatAGACATAATGTTGCTCAGGTGCAAGCGTCCttattgctttctctctctctgtacggACACTtcaccacgcccccactgccataCTCTGAATTATTGTTTCAGCGTGCTCGGAAGCTACTTTAATATGCTTTAATAATAGGTGATTCTTGAATAATAGGTGAtacatatctatctgtctgtctatctgtctgtctgtctagtatatatatatgcaccgatcagccacaacattaaaaccacctgcataatattgtgttggcccccctcgtgctgccaaaacagcaccaacccgcatctcagaatagcattgtgagatgatattcttctcaccacaattgtacagagttgt from Xyrauchen texanus isolate HMW12.3.18 chromosome 41, RBS_HiC_50CHRs, whole genome shotgun sequence includes the following:
- the LOC127634503 gene encoding neutral cholesterol ester hydrolase 1-like, which produces MEVDGHSAVQFLFLFKEMQPYDMLCRTMAEELDAVVISVEYRLAHFPDQYNDALQASKRILTAEVLAQYSIDPERVAVSGDSAGGNLAAAVAQQMALDSSAPIKFKVQALVYPVLQALDFNTPSIQQNANIPILYRSHLVSYWLEYLGGDQRLAPSLLANNHTALNQGHKIAAAKAKINWTQLLPAALQKNYKPLFPLQGDPKLLEELPGLLDVRAAPLLAKKEVLRAVPPAYIMTFEHDVLRDDGLMYSRRLEEAGIAVTVDHYLDGFHGCLSFAFGPLQFSVGLRSFENYIRWLKENL